The following are encoded in a window of Deinococcus koreensis genomic DNA:
- a CDS encoding VOC family protein, with protein MHLIEMTPVLPVSDLARSTAFYRDVLSFEVVAHSAQITLRRQ; from the coding sequence ATGCACCTCATCGAGATGACCCCGGTGCTGCCGGTCAGCGACCTGGCCCGCTCCACCGCCTTCTACCGTGACGTGCTGTCGTTCGAGGTCGTGGCCCACTCCGCGCAGATCACGCTGCG